Genomic window (Leptospira barantonii):
GAAGACGACGTTCTTGTGCAAGGTGCAAGTCCGGTGAATCTGACTTCCATGATTCCCAAAGAGGTGGATGAAATCGAAGCGAGAAAGAACGGATAAACGATTTCTTCCGCGTTAAACGTCTTTTGCGTTTCGATCGTTCTAAAACCGCTTAGAAAAAGATTCCTATTTTATTAAACGACTTGTAAGTTCCCCAAATTTTTCTTTTTTTCCTTGTCGAAACCGGGAGAAACGTTAGTTATATCGTTTCTTGAGGTTTGAAAGAATTGTTCTTCTATTACCTTTCGTTATCATTTATCTTTTTGATTACAAATCCGATTTTTTCGGAATCGATACAAAAGATTTCCACGTTAGACGAAGTGGTCAGTTTGGATTCGACCACCGATCACAACTGGGAGATCGCGCTTGCATCCATCGATCCTGTGTCTTTTTCGCGTTTTTATTTGGAAAGAAAGAAGGACTACGACAAGATTCCTTTTTTGCCTTACAAGGCTCCGGGAGTTTTCAAACTTTCGAACGAATCGATTCAAACGGTAACCATCGTTAAAAAATTCATCGCTCCCAAAGAATGGAAGACAAGCGGCATCGCTGTGCGTCTCGGCACTCTGACCGATAAGGATAGAACGTATTTCAACGGAGTTCTGATCGGTGCGACGGGCGATATGAACTCCGTTTATCCGCAGGCTTACGATAAGATTCGGATTTATCCGATTCCGAATCATTTGATCCGAAAGGGCGAGGCCAACATTCTCGTCATCGAAGTGAAGAAGTTTTTTCAAAAAGAAATCGGAATCGAACAGGATCGAACCGCGATCGGAGACGCTTCCTTGATGCAGAGGGAATTGCTCCGCGCGGAATACGTGAAGATTCTTTTGCTGATGATCTATCTGACAGTCGGCGGTTATTTTCTTTTTCTTTACGTTCGAAGACGTATGGATCGGGAGAATCTTTACTACGGTCTTTTCACGATTCTTCTTGTCGTTTATCAATTTTTGAGAAATCAGATCAAATACGATCTCGGAATCGAATTCATCTATATGAAAAAGTTGGAATATATCATTCTGACGATTTTGGTTCCTATTTTCGCGAATTTTATCCGAGTCTATTTTAAGTATTCCAGAAATCTTCTTTTGAACGTTTTGGACGGGGTTTATGTTTGTTTTACGCTTTTTTATATCGTTTCGAACAACGTAATCCATTATAACTTTCTAAACAAACACGTGGTTCAATACGGTTGGATTCTTTACGTCGGGCTCGTTCTATATTTTTTGATCCGCCGAATGATGACGAAGGATCGGGACGCGCTTCTGATTCTGATCGGAGTGATCGTTACCACTCTCGCCGCTGTTTTGGATACGTTGGGTGCGAGAAACGTGATCGTTTTCCCGAGAATCGTAGGTTATGCGTTTCTCTTTTTTATTCTGAGTATCGCGACCATTCTCGCCAATAAGTTCGTTCGTCTGAACGAAGAGGTGGAAGATCTCAACGAAGACTTGGAAAAGAAAGTGGAACAACGTACGGAAGAATTGAAACTTTCTTTGGAACAGGTCAATCGTCTCAAGATCCAGCAGGACGCGGATTATTTTTTGACTTCCCTTTTGATAAACCCGCTTTCCTCCAATAAGAATACGAGCGAAGTTGTTCAGACCGAGTTCTACACAAAACAGAAAAAATCGTTCGAGTTTAAGAATAAGACCTACGAGATCGGAGGAGACATTCTGATTTCGGGTAACGTGGAATTGAACGGAAAAAAATACGTCGTATTCGTCAACGGTGATGCGATGGGAAAATCCATCCAAGGCGCGGGAGGCGCTCTTGTGATGGGAACCGTATTCAACACCATTCTTACTCGATCGGGAATCCCCGCTCAACGAAACAAAAGTCCCGAGAAATGGTTGGAGGAGGCCTTTCTCGAACTCCAAAAGATTTTCGAATCCTTCGACGGTTCCATGTATATTTCCATCGTCTTGGGTTTGGTGGAGGAGAATTCGGGTCTTCTTTATTACATAAACGCGGAACATCCTTGGACGGTTTTATACAGAGACGGCGTCGCCTCGTATATCGAAGAGGAATTAACCTTGAGAAAGATCGGGATTCCGGAAAACGAACTTCATCTCGCGATCAAAAAATTTCAGATGTTTCCCGGAGATACGATCGTGATCGGTTCGGATGGAAGGGACGATCTTTTGATCGGCAATGCCGAAGATAGAATCATCAACGAGGATCAGAATCAATTCTTAAAAAGAGTCGAGGAGGGTTCCGCGGATCTTCGGGAAGTATATGATAGAATTATAAAGTTCGGCGCCCTCGTGGACGACTTTACTCTTTTGAAGATCACGTATCATCCTGAAAGAGCCGAAACTTCCGGTTCCCGGAAGAGTTCGGATTCTTACGAAGAGATCCTTAGAAAAGGAAGTTCTTATCTTCAGAACAATCGTGTTCGGGAAGGACTCGATCTTTTGGAAAGGGCCCTTGAAATCAATCGAAAGGGTGAGAACGTTCTGAAAATTTTGGGCAGATTTTATCTCAAAGAAAAGGATTACGCGAAATCCGTCGGTTATTGGGAAACCTTAACGGGCATCAATCCGAAATCCGCGGATTATCTCTATCATTCTTCCCTTTGTTATAAGATGTTGAAGTTTTACCAAAAGGCCGCGGAGATCGGCGAAAAGGCGTTTGTCCACGATCCGGATTACGTTCGAAATCTGATCAACCTCGCAGATATATATAAAATTTTGAATATTCAAGATCGTGCGATCAATTTTGTTCGAAAGGCCCTATTGTTGGATCCGGAAAACTCCAAAGCGATTCAGGTAAAAAATTCTCTGGAACCCGGAAACTAAAAACCGACCTCGCATTCTTCCATGTCCGATTAATAAATTTCTGATTGTCCTTAGAGCGGACTCGAAATTTATGACATTAGCGAACCGTTCTATTCCATAAAAACACACCGAACGTTCGTAGATAAATATTTTCTCGCAAATACGACTTTCTGCTTAGCATCGTTTGAGCGGATCTTTAAAGCGAATTTTAAGATGAGTCCTCGAATTTTCTTCGAAGGTTCTAAGGATTCTTTTTTAAGTCGCGTTTTGTGGGGGATAGATAGAATGTCGGGTTTTCGCTTAAAGGTTATTTTTGTTCTTGTTTTACTTTTTTGTTTTTTGACCGCAAGAGAAGTCTCTTCGGAGTCCATTCAAAAAATTGAATCCTTTGAAACAGTGACGAGTTTGAATTCAACCGAACTCCACGGTTGGGAAGTCACCACCGATGAAGTCGATCCGATCGCGTTTTCCAAATCCTATTTGAGCGGTAACAAATCGCAAAACTTTCGAACCGTAAAACATAAGATTCCCGGGGTCTACATTCTGAAAGATTCCGATACGAACACCAAAACCGCATTTCTCATTAAAAAATTCATTGCTCCCAAGTCCTGGTCCGTCGCCGGACTTGCGGTAAGACTCGGAACGATTTCGGATAAGGACGAAACGTATCTGAACGGAGTTCTGATCGGCAAAACGGGAGACTTCAACGAAGCCGATAAACCTCAAGCTTACGATAAGATCCGAGTGTATTCGATTCCCACGGAGCTGATCGTCAAGGGAGGGGAGAATCTTTTGATCATAAAGGTACAGGGATTCTTTTCTAAAAAACTCGGGATCGAACAGGATCGTACCGAAATCGGAAACGCGTTTCTTGTTTATAAGGATTTTTACGACGGAGAATATCTCAAGCTCGGTTTTTTGATCGTGTATTCCACTGTGGGGTTTTTCTTTTTGTTTCTTTATCTGAGAAAAAGATCCAGTAAGGAGAATTTTTATTACGGTTTATTCACGGTTCTTCTCGTGATCTATCAGTTTTTAAGAAACCAGACCAAATACGACATAGGAATCGATCTTATCTATTTAAAGAAAATTGAATATATCGCGGTTGCGTTTTTGATGCCGGTCGCTTATCGGTTTAACCGGTTCTATTTCAAATTTCCGAAGGCCGCGGTTACGAACGTTCTGGACGTGATCTTCATTCTGATCGGATGTTTTTATCTCGTCACGAACGACGTGAATTTATACAGCCAGGTCAACAAACACGTCGTTCAGATGTTGTATCTTCCCTACGTAGGTTATATGCTCTACTATCTCGTAAAACGTCTGATCGAAAAGGAAAAGGATGCGCTTTTGATTTTGATCGCAGTTTTGATCGTCGTGATCGCGTCCACGATCGACGCGCTGACGACCCGAAACGTAATTCTTTTTCCGAGACTTCTCGTTTATGCGTTTTTCGTTTTTATCCTGAGTGTCGCCACCATTCTCGCCAATCGTTACGTAAGTTTGAATAAGGTCGTCGAGGAACTCAACGAGGATCTGGAAAAGAAAGTGATCCAAAGAACGCGAGAATTGAACGATACGTTGACCGAGGTGAAAACTCTAAAGATTCAACAGGACGCGGATTACTTTCTGACCTCGCTGTTGATCAATCCTCTTTCCACGAACCATAACCGAAGTTCCGTGATCAAAACCGACTTTTACACCAAACAGAAAAAATCGTTCGAGTTTAAGAATCGAACCTACGAAATCGGAGGAGACATCAATATTTCCGGGAACATAAAACTCGGAGAAACACGTTATGCGGCGTTTGTAAACGGAGACGCGATGGGTAAGTCCATTCAAGGCGCGGGTGGCGCGCTCGTAATGGGAACGGTGTTCAATTCCATTCTCGCTCGAACGATCAACACCGAATTGAACCTCTTAACTCCTGAGTTGTGGTTGAAACGAGCCTTTCAGGAATTACAAAGTATCTTCGAATCCTTCGACGGATCCATGTATATCTCGGCGATCCTCGGACTTGTGGAAGAGGGAACGGGCAGACTTCTTTTTATCAACGCGGAACATCCGAACGCGGTTTTATACAGGGATAGAAAGGCGAGTTTTATTCAAGACGAATTGGATCTTAGAAAGCTCGGAATTCCCGGCAACGAAACCCTTTTTTCAGTCAAAGAATTTCAAATGGAAAACGGAGACGTATTGATTCTCGGTTCGGACGGAAGGGACGATATTCTTTTGGGAATGGACGGTGATTCCCGAATTTTAAACGAGGACGAGACCGCGTTCTTGAAAAGAGTGGAAGAGGCCGACGGCGATTTAAAAGAAATCCATTCTCATATCGTCAAACAGGGAGAATTGACGGACGATTTTACTCTATTAAAAATTTCGTATATTCCGGTTTTAGCGAACGGTCTTTCTTACGGAGAGGATTATTTCCGAAAGGAATTGAAGACGGCCAAGGAATTTCTAAGAACGAACGAATACACAAAGGCGATCGAGGTTCTGGAGAACGTTCAAAAACTTAGGATTGCGGACGAGGAATCGTTGTGGCTTCTCGGAAAAAGTTATATGAAGGAAAAACAATACGTTCGTGCGGAGAATTGTTTCAAGCGGCTTTTGTTTATCAAACCGGATCAATGCGAATATCTATACTATCTTTCGTATTGTGCTAAGATCAATAAGAACTACGCCGAGGCGGTTGCGATCGGAGAAAAATTATTCTCATTGGAACCGGATCATATCCGAAACCTGATCAATCTCGCTGATCTTTATCGTATGTTGAAGAATTTCAAGTTGGCCGAGGATTTGGTCGATCGCGCGCTTGATATCACACCCGAATACGAACACGCTCTCGCGGTAAAACGGGCGATCGGAAATTCGAGCGCGGGAATCGTTTAGGCCTTAGTATCTTAAGTTTTTAAACAAAGACACGAAATCGGATTAATTTTCTTCGAGATAAATCCGGATCGCTTCCTTCAAAACGCTAAGACCGATCGAAAGAGAATCCTCGTCGATATCGAATTTGGAACTGTGATGAGGGTGAACAAAACCTTTCGCTTCGTTCATGGAACCGACAAAAAAATAACAACCGGGAACCTTCATAAGGAACGCGGAGAAATCCTCTCCGCCCATGGACTTGGTATTCTCTTCGGTCACACTTCCGGAACCTAAAATGTTAAGCGAAGCCTTACGGACTACGTTCGCCATGTGTGAATCGTTGATCGTGGGTTGATTCGTTCTTTCGTAATGGATTGTAACATTGGCTCCGAGAGCGGACGCGATTCCGTTCACGACTCGTTCCAATTTTCCCGGAACTTCTTCGAACATCTTTTTGGAATACGTTCTTACGGTTCCTTTGAGTTCTGCGGTTTCGGGGATCACGTTAAACGCGTTTCCCGCGTGAAAACTTCCCACGGTAACGACGCAGGAATCGAGAGGATCCGTGTTTCTGGAAACGATGGTTTGTAACGCGCTTACGATTTGCGCTCCGACCACGATCGGATCGACCGTATGTTGCGGCATAGCGCCATGACCGCTGATTCCCGAGATTTTGATCGTGAACTCGTCGACTGCGGCCATCATCGGACCGTCTACAACTCCGACCTTACCGACCGGGATATGATTCCACACGTGAAGGGCGAGGGCCGCGTCTACTTTATATTTTTCTAATATTCCTTCCTCGATCATTTTGTCCGCGCCTTGTCCGCCTTCTTCCGCGGGTTGAAACACGAGCAAAACTTTTCCCTTGGGAAGAATGGATTTGATATCCTCTTTGATTTCAGTCGCGAGTCCCATCAGAATGGAAGTGTGCGCGTCGTGACCGCAAGCGTGCATAACGCCGTCGTGAACGGATTTATAATCCTTATGAGATTCTTCGAAGATGGGAAGAGCGTCCATGTCCGCGCGAACGAGCAATGTTTTTCCGGGTTTGCCGGAATCGATCAACGCGACGACGCCGGTTTTGGCGATCTTATCCTGGAAAGAAAGTCCGAGTTGTTTTAAGTGATCGATCACGAACCCCGAGGTTTGATCTTCCTCGTAACGAAGTTCGGGATGTTTGTGGATCTGTCTTCTGTAACGGATGAGTTCTTCGGTTCGGCCCGGATTCACTGTGAGTTTCATAATTCTTGGACCATTCTACCCTTAGGAAGGGTTTTCGGAAAGAATTTTAGAAACTTTAAATGACCCTCGAATACTCGGATAATTCCCGTTTCCACACTTGAGTTCCGCAATAATGATCGCCTTCGGGGCAATACGGTTTGACCTCTCCCTGAAGACGGACCCAGCACGGAGCCTTGATCCATTTCGCGATCTGAGGATGAACCTTCATCACATCGGTGAGTTCGTCTACGGATGCTTGGAAGATTTCTTCCTGAGCGTTGTAGCAGGTTCTGGATCTCCACTTGTGATGAAGATTGAGAAGATCCCCGCTTTCGTAAAAACGAATCGGAAACGCGTTCGGTAAAAGATACGTTCCGTATTCGGGGGAACCGCCTGCGTCGAGAAAACGATTCAGCTTTTCGAAAATTTGATTCAAAGCGGAATCGTATTTTTCTTTCAGTTCCGGATATTTCTGAACCACAAGAGGAGTGATGTAATCCGGTTGGCCCGCGTATTGGGACATGAGAACCGGTCTTCCGCCGGGAACCATTCTGTGTCTTTGATCCTGACTGTCCGCGGTGTGTGAAATTCTTTTTTGAAAAGAATATTGAACGTTAAAAAGCGCTCTTGTGATCGGACTCATTGAACTTTCGTTCAACGTGGAGGTGAGATGTTTATTCTTAGCCGGATTTAAAACAAGATCGATCGCATCTTGATCGTTCAAGGACGATTTAGGAATTCCTAATATAGATCGAACCGATTGTGCGAGAATTTCCGGGCCGTTCGAAGAATGAGAAACGAGTTTGGAATATCTTCCTCCGAGTTCGGCGTCGAATTCTTTTACGAATGCGGATGCGATTTCGGGATGATATTCCCGTTTGCCCGAACCGAACATAGAATCGAAGTATTTATATTCCGTGGTTTCTTCGAGAGGAATCGGATCGTCCATCTCGTCCGCGTACAGAGGATCGATTGCTCGAACCTGATTGACCATTTCCGTAACTACGGCTCTTTGTTCGTCCGGAACGTCATAAGAGTTCATAAGTCTGTAATAACGATGAAGGGTCAGGCCGTTGATGGAATGATAGAGATAC
Coding sequences:
- a CDS encoding tetratricopeptide repeat protein, with product MLKFYQKAAEIGEKAFVHDPDYVRNLINLADIYKILNIQDRAINFVRKALLLDPENSKAIQVKNSLEPGN
- a CDS encoding SpoIIE family protein phosphatase, encoding MSGFRLKVIFVLVLLFCFLTAREVSSESIQKIESFETVTSLNSTELHGWEVTTDEVDPIAFSKSYLSGNKSQNFRTVKHKIPGVYILKDSDTNTKTAFLIKKFIAPKSWSVAGLAVRLGTISDKDETYLNGVLIGKTGDFNEADKPQAYDKIRVYSIPTELIVKGGENLLIIKVQGFFSKKLGIEQDRTEIGNAFLVYKDFYDGEYLKLGFLIVYSTVGFFFLFLYLRKRSSKENFYYGLFTVLLVIYQFLRNQTKYDIGIDLIYLKKIEYIAVAFLMPVAYRFNRFYFKFPKAAVTNVLDVIFILIGCFYLVTNDVNLYSQVNKHVVQMLYLPYVGYMLYYLVKRLIEKEKDALLILIAVLIVVIASTIDALTTRNVILFPRLLVYAFFVFILSVATILANRYVSLNKVVEELNEDLEKKVIQRTRELNDTLTEVKTLKIQQDADYFLTSLLINPLSTNHNRSSVIKTDFYTKQKKSFEFKNRTYEIGGDINISGNIKLGETRYAAFVNGDAMGKSIQGAGGALVMGTVFNSILARTINTELNLLTPELWLKRAFQELQSIFESFDGSMYISAILGLVEEGTGRLLFINAEHPNAVLYRDRKASFIQDELDLRKLGIPGNETLFSVKEFQMENGDVLILGSDGRDDILLGMDGDSRILNEDETAFLKRVEEADGDLKEIHSHIVKQGELTDDFTLLKISYIPVLANGLSYGEDYFRKELKTAKEFLRTNEYTKAIEVLENVQKLRIADEESLWLLGKSYMKEKQYVRAENCFKRLLFIKPDQCEYLYYLSYCAKINKNYAEAVAIGEKLFSLEPDHIRNLINLADLYRMLKNFKLAEDLVDRALDITPEYEHALAVKRAIGNSSAGIV
- a CDS encoding M20 metallopeptidase family protein, with the translated sequence MKLTVNPGRTEELIRYRRQIHKHPELRYEEDQTSGFVIDHLKQLGLSFQDKIAKTGVVALIDSGKPGKTLLVRADMDALPIFEESHKDYKSVHDGVMHACGHDAHTSILMGLATEIKEDIKSILPKGKVLLVFQPAEEGGQGADKMIEEGILEKYKVDAALALHVWNHIPVGKVGVVDGPMMAAVDEFTIKISGISGHGAMPQHTVDPIVVGAQIVSALQTIVSRNTDPLDSCVVTVGSFHAGNAFNVIPETAELKGTVRTYSKKMFEEVPGKLERVVNGIASALGANVTIHYERTNQPTINDSHMANVVRKASLNILGSGSVTEENTKSMGGEDFSAFLMKVPGCYFFVGSMNEAKGFVHPHHSSKFDIDEDSLSIGLSVLKEAIRIYLEEN
- a CDS encoding FAD-dependent thymidylate synthase, translating into MLAQKPIVSLLDHSKDPFNLAIATARTCYSSKGILLPSDMTASEKSIEIRDRVAKSTKKAGHLTTRQHPQFIFTLDKVSRQFVWSFLHSHPFYNSEQVSQRYVEVKKENYYVPSELSGKLLELYLDAVDFASQAYFTYTETLHPFIQEEYFNIYKARANYPDKWQAPIKKKCLEVARYLLPLGTYTYLYHSINGLTLHRYYRLMNSYDVPDEQRAVVTEMVNQVRAIDPLYADEMDDPIPLEETTEYKYFDSMFGSGKREYHPEIASAFVKEFDAELGGRYSKLVSHSSNGPEILAQSVRSILGIPKSSLNDQDAIDLVLNPAKNKHLTSTLNESSMSPITRALFNVQYSFQKRISHTADSQDQRHRMVPGGRPVLMSQYAGQPDYITPLVVQKYPELKEKYDSALNQIFEKLNRFLDAGGSPEYGTYLLPNAFPIRFYESGDLLNLHHKWRSRTCYNAQEEIFQASVDELTDVMKVHPQIAKWIKAPCWVRLQGEVKPYCPEGDHYCGTQVWKRELSEYSRVI